A single window of Mustela erminea isolate mMusErm1 chromosome 4, mMusErm1.Pri, whole genome shotgun sequence DNA harbors:
- the ZNF391 gene encoding zinc finger protein 391, protein MESLRGSTAQGPTNEEACKGEGRLSRQTKCPARKTSFEKTSIRNVSMTLKEIFTRERVPESSEFSLSSKVNTQQNIPKGARYPISRKNSKDNLDFIKHQKIFPQKKPCKCNECGKAFSYQSDLIVHRRTHGGEKPFECNECGKTFSRSTHLIEHQRTHTGEKPYECSECGKAFSRSTHLSLHQRVHTGEKPYECGECGKAFSRSTNLSQHQRTHTQEKPYKCTECGKAFSDRSTIIQHQRIHTGENPYECSECRKAFSWVSSLIEHQRTHTGEKPYECGDCGKVFSRSSSLAEHQRSHTGEKPHECGECGKGFGRSSSLIIHQRTHTGEKPYKCNDCGKAFSQSSTLIRHQRLHAKE, encoded by the coding sequence ATGGAAAGTCTCAGAGGGAGTACTGCCCAAGGTCCTACGAATGAAGAGGCCTGTAAAGGTGAGGGCCGGTTATCAAGGCAGACAAAATGTCCTGCCCGGAAGACATCTTTTGAGAAAACATCGATCAGGAACGTGTCCATGACCCTTAAGGAAATTTTTACTAGGGAGAGAGTTCCTGAATCTAGTGAATTTAGTCTAAGCTCTAAAGTTAATACACAGCAGAACATTCCAAAGGGAGCTAGATACCCCATATCTAGGAAGAACTCCAAAGATAATTTGGACTTCATTAAACACCaaaaaatcttcccacaaaaGAAACCTTGTAAatgcaatgaatgtgggaaagccttcagttACCAATCAGACCTTATTGTCCACAGGAGAACTCATGGTGGAGAAAAGCCTTTTGAATGCAATGAATGTGGAAAGACTTTTAGCCGAAGTACACATCTTATTGAGCATCAGAgaactcacactggagagaagccgTACGAATGCAGCGAGTGTGGAAAAGCTTTTAGCCGGAGCACTCACCTGAGCCTTCACCAGAGGGtccacacaggagagaagccctatGAGTGTGGTGAGTGCGGGAAAGCCTTCAGCCGGAGCACGAACCTCAGCCAGCACCAGCGAACTCACACTCAGGAGAAACCTTACAAGTGTACcgagtgtgggaaagccttcagcgACCGCTCGACCATAATTCAGCATCAACGAATACACACCGGCGAGAATCCCTATGAGTGCAGTGAATGCAGGAAGGCTTTCAGCTGGGTCTCCTCTCTCATCGAGCACCAGAGAACACACACGGGCGAGAAGCCCTACGAATGCGGCGACTGTGGGAAAGTGTTCAGTCGCAGCTCTTCCCTCGCTGAGCATCAGAGGAGCCACACCGGGGAGAAGCCCCACGAGTGCGGAGAATGTGGGAAGGGCTTCGGGCGGAGCTCATCGCTTATCATTCACCAGAGAACTCACACCGGAGAGAAGCCGTACAAGTGTAATgactgtgggaaagccttcagccaGAGTTCAACCCTCATCCGACACCAGCGACTTCACGCTAAAGAGTAA